The Aeromicrobium yanjiei DNA segment CATGACGTAGACGACCTCGGCGATGCAGACGGGCTTGTCGGCACCCTCGCGCTCGATCACGAAGTTGATGATCACCTGCGTGCCGATCGCGATGTCCTTGGTGTCGACCAGCGTCGCGGTGGCGCGCAGCCGCGAGCCGACCGGGACCGGGCTGGGGAAGCGCACCTTGTTGGCTCCGTAGTTCATGCCGAACGCCAGGCCGCGGATGTCGTAGATCTGCGAGCCGAAGACCGGCAGCAGCGACAGCGTGAGGTAGCCGTGGGCGATCGTCCCGCCGAACGGGCCCTGGGCAGCGCGCTCGGGATCGACGTGGATCCACTGGTGGTCGCCGGTCGCGTCGGCGAACGTGTTGATCTGCTCCTGGGTCACCGTGAGCCACTCGCTGGTGCCGAGCTCCTCACCGGCGGCGGCCTTGAACTTGTCGAGACTGTCGAACACACGGGGCATGGGGGACCTCACTGAAGGACGATTGCGGGTAAGCGCTTGCTTAGCCCGCACCCTAGCCGCCGCGCGGGCCACGCGCCAGAGGTCAGATGAGATGGACGACCACGGGCACTGCGCCCAGCGCCGCGGCCAGGACGGTGGCGGCGCGATCGAGGACGCTCCAGGACGCCCGCTCCGCCCAGGTGCGGTCGTGGGCGGTCGCGAACCCGCGGGCGTCCATCGCGATCGACGAGGCCGACGCCCCCCGCAGCGCCTGCACCAGCAGGGCGAAGGACATGTCGGCGATGTACGGACCGTTCGTGAACGGGTTGCGGCCCGCTCCGAAGCCGCGGGCCCGCCGGACCCGGTCGAGCTGTTGCCACGCGAGGTGGAAGCCGAGGAATCGCTGCAGTGCGGCCGAGAACGCCGCCACCATCCGAGCCGGCAGCCGCAGCGACTGCGCGAGGTAGTCGCCCAGC contains these protein-coding regions:
- a CDS encoding MaoC family dehydratase, producing the protein MPRVFDSLDKFKAAAGEELGTSEWLTVTQEQINTFADATGDHQWIHVDPERAAQGPFGGTIAHGYLTLSLLPVFGSQIYDIRGLAFGMNYGANKVRFPSPVPVGSRLRATATLVDTKDIAIGTQVIINFVIEREGADKPVCIAEVVYVMAGE
- a CDS encoding energy-coupling factor transporter transmembrane component T family protein, with product MRSLVVRLNPLVLFSFGLFSLIGSLFVRDLTTAAWAVGAYALAALLFLPSWRYPLLCLLLSAVAAVTIVYSTWRLGGRDEREAVTAGLRILVLAWPGSVMLGYLDPARLGDYLAQSLRLPARMVAAFSAALQRFLGFHLAWQQLDRVRRARGFGAGRNPFTNGPYIADMSFALLVQALRGASASSIAMDARGFATAHDRTWAERASWSVLDRAATVLAAALGAVPVVVHLI